The Leptospira venezuelensis genome contains a region encoding:
- a CDS encoding NAD(P)-binding domain-containing protein, with protein sequence MSLLSFVPKYFDWLNNNAPQGDAEKYPETNSEFESSIPGIYISGDLTGIPLLKYSVQSGISAIRNILQKPKKKAKGNLDVLIVGAGPSGVAAGIEAKKNGLDFLILEANQPFHTITSYPKGKPIFAEPSDLEVDSPIQIKDTTKEDLLELLESVLKNHKLPILNGEKVESILPSKGPESGFTIQTESGKKFNSSYVLLAIGKSGDSRRLGIPGEGHENVFHRLIDPQDFQGQNILVVGGGDSAIEAALTLVDVSSSVTLSYRESEISRPKEENKRKFKKAVQENKIHFLPNSSPEKFESKQVSLKQGSKSKKEKIDSSIVLIGSEAPISFLKKLGIKIRNSFNSKEILGFVSLFSFALFLYFGKASFYASYWYSWVALASGIVFALSSIRFLFSKETFSYWRWKTFKNLYLLSAAIYFSSVYLCAKYLGFYLFGKYPNFHYTVLYSTTILFFGIRRMWVRPTQYIKLQTTTLILIQIFPLFLLPEIILPFLGDKGLLGPSNGFLLTQVFPNGAYWKAYGFILAWPLNMGVLYDGGITTFWLVYGFLMSFALIPYLVYKYGKGAYCGWICSCGGLAETLGDEYRNRMPHGKLAYKLEHSGQWILLIAAILTIAKLIGSSAQIFWPLEYGADSVKVYYDLIVDLGLGGVIGVGAYFMFSGRIWCRMFCPLSALMHIYAKFSKFRIFSEKKKCISCNICTSVCHQGIDVMNYANKGKPMDSVQCVRCSACVVNCPTQVLSFGKFEKSEQVLDKLKAVL encoded by the coding sequence ATGAGCCTATTATCCTTCGTTCCAAAATATTTTGATTGGTTAAATAACAACGCTCCTCAAGGTGATGCCGAAAAATATCCTGAAACGAATTCGGAATTTGAGAGCTCCATTCCTGGTATTTATATCTCCGGCGATCTAACCGGTATCCCACTTTTAAAATATTCTGTCCAAAGTGGTATTTCTGCCATCCGTAATATTCTACAAAAACCTAAAAAGAAAGCCAAGGGCAACCTTGATGTTTTGATAGTAGGCGCAGGACCTTCAGGAGTTGCTGCAGGAATCGAGGCTAAGAAGAATGGTCTGGATTTTCTTATCTTAGAGGCAAACCAGCCATTTCATACGATCACAAGTTATCCCAAAGGAAAACCAATCTTTGCAGAACCCTCCGATCTGGAAGTTGATTCTCCCATCCAGATCAAAGACACAACTAAGGAAGATCTTTTGGAGTTGCTGGAATCAGTATTAAAAAACCATAAACTCCCAATACTTAATGGGGAGAAGGTAGAATCAATTCTTCCTTCAAAAGGACCTGAATCTGGATTTACAATCCAGACTGAATCAGGTAAAAAATTCAATTCTTCTTATGTTTTACTTGCGATCGGGAAATCAGGAGATAGTAGACGTTTGGGAATCCCGGGAGAAGGTCATGAAAATGTTTTTCATAGATTAATCGATCCGCAAGACTTCCAAGGACAAAACATATTAGTGGTGGGAGGAGGAGACAGCGCTATAGAAGCCGCCTTAACCTTGGTAGATGTTTCTTCTTCCGTTACTCTATCTTATAGAGAGTCTGAAATTTCCAGACCAAAAGAAGAGAACAAACGTAAATTCAAGAAAGCGGTCCAAGAAAATAAGATCCATTTTTTACCGAATTCTTCTCCTGAAAAATTCGAATCTAAACAAGTTTCCCTGAAACAAGGATCTAAATCGAAAAAAGAAAAAATAGATTCTTCTATAGTATTGATTGGTTCGGAGGCACCAATTTCTTTTTTGAAAAAATTAGGAATAAAAATCAGGAATTCATTCAATTCCAAAGAAATCCTTGGATTTGTTTCTTTATTCTCTTTTGCATTATTCTTATACTTCGGAAAGGCATCCTTCTATGCTTCTTATTGGTATTCTTGGGTAGCATTAGCCTCTGGGATTGTATTTGCTCTTTCTTCCATTCGATTTTTATTTTCCAAAGAAACTTTCTCCTATTGGAGATGGAAAACATTCAAAAATCTTTATTTACTTTCCGCAGCAATTTACTTCTCTTCGGTCTATTTATGTGCAAAATACCTGGGATTTTATTTATTCGGAAAATATCCAAACTTTCACTATACTGTTCTCTATTCCACGACCATACTATTTTTCGGGATCAGAAGAATGTGGGTAAGACCCACTCAATACATAAAATTACAGACAACAACTCTGATACTAATTCAGATTTTTCCGCTCTTCTTATTACCTGAGATCATTCTTCCTTTTTTGGGAGATAAAGGATTATTAGGACCTTCTAATGGATTCCTTCTCACTCAAGTTTTCCCAAATGGTGCTTATTGGAAAGCATATGGATTCATTCTTGCCTGGCCCTTGAATATGGGAGTTCTTTATGACGGAGGGATCACTACTTTCTGGCTAGTTTATGGATTTTTAATGAGTTTTGCACTTATACCGTATCTAGTCTATAAATATGGAAAAGGTGCGTATTGTGGATGGATTTGTTCTTGTGGTGGTTTAGCGGAAACCCTTGGTGATGAATATAGGAACAGAATGCCTCACGGGAAATTGGCATATAAATTAGAACATTCGGGTCAATGGATCTTGCTCATAGCCGCGATCCTTACAATTGCAAAACTAATAGGAAGTTCCGCACAAATTTTTTGGCCTTTGGAATATGGCGCAGATTCAGTAAAAGTATATTACGATTTGATTGTGGATCTTGGACTTGGAGGAGTTATAGGAGTCGGGGCTTATTTTATGTTCTCTGGGAGGATATGGTGTAGAATGTTTTGCCCACTTTCTGCACTCATGCATATCTATGCCAAGTTCAGTAAGTTTAGGATCTTCTCAGAGAAAAAGAAATGTATCTCTTGTAATATTTGCACTTCCGTTTGCCACCAAGGTATAGACGTGATGAATTATGCAAACAAGGGAAAACCAATGGACAGCGTCCAATGTGTCAGATGTTCTGCCTGCGTGGTAAATTGCCCCACCCAAGTTCTTTCTTTTGGAAAATTTGAAAAGAGCGAACAGGTATTAGATAAATTAAAAGCAGTTTTATAA
- a CDS encoding FMN-binding negative transcriptional regulator, whose translation MYTPEHFKLENFDIIHEIIGKYPFAVLISTNGEGLEATHLPLLLSKDKSSLIGHMASGNPLLQEKSKVLSVFHGPHAYISPSWYESEQTVPTWNYISVHVKGTLRLLDRDQTEKVLQDSIQYFESENSGYNYQSPKPEIRNSLLGKIKGFEIYNLSYEAKLKLSQNHSLERRKRVIDTLELSKQDEDRKLAEWMRRINNIQKS comes from the coding sequence ATGTATACTCCGGAACATTTTAAATTAGAAAATTTTGATATAATTCATGAGATCATCGGCAAATATCCGTTTGCCGTTTTGATCTCAACAAACGGAGAAGGATTAGAAGCGACTCACCTCCCTCTCCTTCTCTCCAAAGACAAATCCAGCTTGATCGGCCATATGGCCTCCGGGAATCCGCTCTTACAAGAGAAATCAAAAGTTTTAAGTGTGTTTCACGGCCCACATGCTTATATATCACCCAGCTGGTACGAGTCGGAGCAAACTGTTCCTACATGGAATTATATCTCAGTACATGTAAAAGGCACATTGCGGCTTTTAGATAGGGATCAAACCGAAAAAGTTTTACAAGATTCTATTCAATATTTCGAATCAGAAAATTCCGGATACAACTACCAATCTCCGAAACCAGAGATCAGAAATTCTCTTTTAGGGAAAATAAAAGGATTTGAGATCTATAATCTAAGTTACGAAGCAAAATTAAAACTTAGCCAAAATCATTCTTTAGAAAGGAGAAAAAGAGTAATAGATACTCTGGAACTTTCTAAACAAGACGAAGATCGCAAATTGGCAGAATGGATGAGAAGGATAAACAATATCCAGAAATCTTAA
- a CDS encoding SH3 domain-containing protein → MKLKRILTLLFIFLIFSFCKKAEPIGKGYVLQSGLCLHSSHQLQSECLEKLEAGSVVQILKYKVPDSELGENLFWYLVSSGKSQGYVSMNEEVSRNMFASIFPSTSENMIVSASSLRLRATPSLLGEILEMLPNGTEVTAYGKTPFNVKIDGKYDGWVEIVSPSGKRGFSFAGFLKHSPETLGDDSEFTGDPITGFIVIRNPNATLWEIPEKTKWKGKNSCDRGDEERKLNIQDMYLVAVEKTKLNGTVYYKGNRHFYGYTEVSQDDYGCVSFWVAEPDLEYSNETMFEWSKKKYGISFDQKLLQHLSKQENPLEDVSTLSVAEVNQPSISGETLYEISYDSYDDNFNKGRDTIQQLYLKNSSGYFLLLDNIQPSSKIDLDGDGIYEWKVVNAFRSNSETKYYYRSGNTLKEFFSMTQSDLTDCNGVTSDGNSNIEYCHLEESPPYIIITQGKKIKKYKYSKGKVTLVK, encoded by the coding sequence ATGAAACTAAAACGGATATTAACTCTTCTCTTTATATTCCTCATATTCAGTTTTTGTAAAAAAGCTGAACCGATTGGAAAAGGTTATGTTTTACAATCCGGACTATGTTTACATAGCTCTCACCAATTACAGTCAGAATGTTTAGAAAAATTAGAAGCAGGCAGTGTCGTTCAAATTTTAAAATATAAAGTTCCTGATTCGGAATTAGGAGAAAACTTATTCTGGTATCTGGTTAGCTCAGGAAAAAGCCAAGGTTATGTTTCTATGAACGAAGAAGTTTCCAGAAATATGTTTGCTAGTATTTTTCCAAGTACATCTGAAAATATGATCGTAAGTGCAAGCTCATTAAGACTTAGAGCAACCCCTTCTCTTTTAGGCGAAATTTTAGAAATGCTTCCAAACGGAACGGAAGTAACTGCCTATGGAAAAACACCATTTAACGTAAAAATTGATGGAAAATACGATGGTTGGGTGGAAATTGTTTCGCCATCCGGAAAGAGAGGTTTCAGTTTTGCAGGATTTCTTAAACACTCGCCTGAAACGTTAGGAGATGATTCCGAATTCACCGGCGATCCCATCACTGGCTTTATTGTTATCCGAAATCCAAATGCTACCCTTTGGGAAATTCCTGAAAAAACAAAATGGAAAGGAAAAAATTCCTGCGACAGGGGTGATGAAGAGCGAAAACTAAATATCCAAGATATGTATTTAGTTGCGGTTGAAAAAACTAAATTGAATGGGACCGTATATTATAAAGGAAACCGACATTTTTATGGGTATACAGAAGTATCCCAAGACGATTACGGATGTGTCAGTTTCTGGGTAGCCGAACCGGATTTGGAATATTCTAACGAAACTATGTTTGAATGGTCCAAGAAAAAATATGGGATCAGTTTTGATCAAAAATTGCTCCAACATCTTTCAAAACAAGAAAATCCATTAGAAGATGTATCTACTCTTTCCGTTGCAGAAGTAAATCAACCTTCAATTTCCGGAGAAACATTATACGAAATATCCTATGACTCCTATGATGATAATTTTAATAAAGGAAGAGATACTATCCAACAATTATACCTGAAAAATTCTTCAGGATACTTTCTTCTATTGGATAATATCCAGCCCTCTTCAAAAATTGATCTCGATGGAGATGGGATTTATGAATGGAAGGTCGTAAACGCTTTTAGATCAAACAGTGAAACAAAATATTATTATCGATCCGGAAATACTTTAAAAGAATTTTTCAGTATGACCCAGTCGGACCTAACAGACTGTAATGGGGTGACAAGCGACGGTAATTCAAATATTGAGTATTGTCATCTGGAAGAATCTCCTCCCTATATCATAATTACCCAAGGAAAGAAAATTAAAAAATATAAATATTCCAAGGGAAAAGTAACTCTTGTCAAATAG
- a CDS encoding TfoX/Sxy family protein — protein sequence MSSFLTHVQDRLKVCGPLSYKNMFGGFGVYSGAQIFAMVIKDRLYFRVGQSNQAEYESAGMSPFTYAGKDGKLVRVSYWEVPEEVLEDDEDLIFWFRKSLAEANKASSLKKKTVPKKKITKSKVSSSSKKAVAKKKAARKKVVKRIVKKTTTKRKVAAKKKKAPSR from the coding sequence ATGAGTTCTTTTCTTACACATGTCCAAGATAGATTAAAAGTCTGCGGTCCATTATCTTATAAAAATATGTTCGGAGGTTTCGGAGTCTATTCCGGAGCTCAAATTTTCGCAATGGTCATCAAAGACCGTTTGTATTTCAGAGTAGGACAATCCAACCAAGCAGAGTACGAATCCGCAGGAATGTCACCGTTTACCTATGCTGGCAAAGACGGAAAACTTGTAAGAGTTTCCTATTGGGAAGTCCCCGAAGAAGTTTTAGAAGATGACGAAGACCTTATTTTCTGGTTCAGAAAATCATTGGCAGAAGCAAACAAAGCTTCTTCTTTAAAAAAGAAAACAGTTCCGAAGAAGAAGATTACAAAATCAAAAGTCTCATCATCCTCTAAGAAGGCAGTCGCAAAGAAAAAAGCAGCTCGCAAAAAAGTGGTTAAACGTATTGTTAAAAAAACAACCACCAAACGTAAAGTCGCGGCAAAAAAGAAGAAGGCCCCTTCCCGCTAA
- a CDS encoding sensor histidine kinase, with protein sequence MRFGKTTFFTLLISSFLFQCGLIGSGSEHSFAKNGTLDLSEYPFEDGKIISLDGEWEFYWEEFISPGDFSDPKFRSKRKIVTIPSVWIESFSKNPEEPGQGYATYRLKLKLGERRQALALKIPDLGTSYILFANGKKIASVGDLGKSKSEARAKYELKISLVPYSENLELVFHVSNFQNRWGGIWNSIQLGEWETVLHNVRKRRDLEWALVLIAATMSFYNIFFYFFRRNESAHILFAFHCFLIMIRSLTNGDSRLAYEFLQGISWELPNRLEYISVYASGPTLYAFLYRYCKTDFWRRFGQYICIPYYIAIFIVLFFPNKYYTLTLLPVALYMPLVTMPIWFVLLAIGLKRRIEGGFILFAGYVVISLCTLNDIILFFGFWKGDYLIQYGEVALILAYSILISKIFSEAFRRSDILGTKMKSLVFSTREIMQSSSYDKAADTVLKILHENGKEQIVYVYLEEPNSSVWKRYSISSSGNLETVEVYKYDVQDLLGLDPSSLTEPMVQNNRLIVSVQDEQLYKLIFDLPFEVYSEDSQVDWVRGIADALAFSVRNIARQDREKLAIIGELSAEIVHDLGHPIAMIRQNLKNIGSKKGKSTSLLFQAEKEVDALTNLTLDILDFSKNRIILDLQSVDIKTYFKEIFEDLGTFFQSTEMKLITKINAKGNIRLDPLRIRRLIFNLAKNATEATNEKGIFSIWIEREEDVVYLIFEDNGEGFSKDMEKYIFDSGFGSKKPYGTGLGLSIIRKIVSAHGGEILVSSEEGKGTRFTILLRS encoded by the coding sequence GTGAGATTCGGAAAAACAACCTTCTTTACCCTCCTAATCTCTTCTTTTCTTTTTCAATGCGGTCTTATTGGATCAGGTTCAGAACATTCTTTTGCAAAGAATGGAACTCTGGATTTAAGCGAGTATCCTTTCGAAGATGGTAAGATCATTTCTTTGGATGGAGAATGGGAATTTTATTGGGAAGAATTTATTTCTCCCGGTGACTTCTCAGATCCGAAATTTAGATCCAAAAGAAAAATAGTAACTATTCCTTCAGTTTGGATTGAAAGCTTTTCGAAAAATCCAGAAGAGCCTGGTCAAGGTTACGCAACCTATCGACTTAAGCTAAAATTGGGTGAGAGAAGGCAAGCCTTAGCTCTCAAGATCCCTGATCTAGGAACTTCTTACATACTTTTTGCAAACGGAAAGAAAATCGCAAGTGTAGGTGATCTCGGAAAATCTAAATCGGAAGCGAGAGCAAAGTATGAATTAAAAATTTCTTTGGTTCCTTATTCGGAAAATCTGGAGTTAGTGTTTCATGTATCCAATTTTCAAAATAGATGGGGAGGAATTTGGAATTCCATACAGTTAGGAGAATGGGAAACCGTTTTGCATAATGTCCGGAAACGTAGAGATCTTGAATGGGCTTTGGTGCTCATTGCTGCTACGATGTCCTTTTATAATATCTTCTTTTATTTTTTCAGAAGGAACGAATCCGCACATATATTATTCGCATTTCATTGTTTTCTGATCATGATCCGTTCTTTGACAAACGGAGATTCCAGACTTGCTTACGAATTTCTGCAAGGGATTTCTTGGGAACTACCAAATCGATTGGAATATATCAGTGTATATGCTTCTGGCCCTACGTTATACGCGTTTTTGTATAGATATTGTAAGACTGATTTTTGGAGAAGGTTTGGTCAATATATCTGTATTCCTTATTATATTGCGATCTTTATAGTATTATTTTTTCCGAATAAGTATTATACGCTTACACTTCTTCCTGTAGCATTATACATGCCTTTGGTTACAATGCCGATTTGGTTCGTTCTACTTGCGATAGGTTTAAAAAGAAGAATAGAGGGAGGTTTTATTCTCTTCGCAGGTTATGTAGTGATCAGTTTATGCACTTTGAATGATATTATTCTATTTTTTGGATTTTGGAAGGGTGATTACCTGATCCAATATGGAGAAGTTGCACTGATACTCGCATATTCCATTCTTATTTCCAAAATATTCTCAGAAGCATTTCGACGTTCCGATATCCTGGGCACCAAAATGAAATCTCTTGTGTTCTCTACTCGAGAGATTATGCAATCTTCTTCTTATGATAAGGCCGCAGATACTGTTTTAAAGATACTTCATGAGAATGGAAAAGAACAAATAGTATATGTGTATTTAGAAGAGCCAAATTCATCTGTTTGGAAAAGATACTCTATCTCTTCCTCTGGAAACTTAGAAACTGTAGAAGTTTATAAATATGATGTGCAGGACCTTTTGGGCTTGGACCCTTCTTCTCTGACGGAACCGATGGTCCAAAATAACAGACTGATCGTATCTGTTCAAGATGAGCAGTTATATAAATTGATTTTTGATCTTCCTTTCGAAGTATATTCCGAGGATTCTCAAGTGGATTGGGTAAGAGGAATTGCGGATGCACTTGCGTTTTCAGTGCGTAATATTGCAAGACAAGATAGAGAGAAATTAGCAATTATAGGAGAACTTTCTGCAGAGATTGTTCACGATTTGGGGCATCCGATTGCGATGATCCGTCAAAATCTGAAAAATATAGGATCTAAAAAAGGTAAATCAACCAGTCTTCTTTTTCAAGCAGAGAAGGAGGTGGATGCACTTACGAATCTTACTTTAGATATATTAGATTTTTCTAAAAATAGGATTATTCTGGATTTACAGAGTGTAGATATAAAAACTTATTTTAAGGAAATTTTTGAGGATTTAGGAACCTTCTTTCAATCTACTGAAATGAAGTTGATAACCAAGATAAATGCGAAAGGGAATATTCGCCTGGATCCACTTCGCATTCGTAGATTGATTTTTAATCTGGCTAAAAATGCAACGGAAGCAACCAATGAAAAAGGGATCTTTTCTATTTGGATCGAAAGAGAAGAGGATGTTGTGTATCTGATTTTCGAAGACAATGGAGAAGGTTTTAGTAAGGATATGGAGAAATATATTTTCGATTCAGGATTTGGAAGTAAGAAACCTTATGGGACAGGACTTGGTCTTTCTATCATCCGTAAAATTGTATCAGCACATGGAGGAGAGATACTTGTTTCTTCCGAAGAAGGGAAGGGGACGAGATTTACAATACTTCTTCGTTCTTAA
- a CDS encoding TolC family protein, whose translation MHFRYTLVFLSFCGIFFIPAIASENDAQKELDLNSIMAIAEKNSPLLTAIHSDLESLFYKRRQEGKTQNPSVYFDYGQRKAADESGAEYAVQIEQPVYFPGRKELKQLLVDNDSKIKEIQQIEAYNSIRLSSIKFAYRYLVAADKKNHVKERLKRLSLIENYIKARPFFTPQAKTDLFIIETKILALRKHFNDLELGAAKDYESLNLYLRQESIPNLKIPYFKTGVKFDRNELEKKAVSQNPSILAAKGELNKARTELRLANLEKYPDYSITSQIGEDKSGVANRFYDFGLKFRIPVWDQFQNKVASAETNMKSKQDRLTYQENLIQTSFNQAFLDYEQSKQNLKLYDLTQLDRIDRDLNFADLEFKRGRILLISYLELENQLHETHHAVLDAQISHLESLLNLLYITNEKDILGVMGNASQTFEYQPK comes from the coding sequence GTGCATTTTCGTTATACACTCGTATTTTTATCTTTCTGTGGAATATTCTTCATTCCTGCAATAGCATCGGAGAATGATGCTCAAAAGGAATTAGATCTAAATTCTATCATGGCAATCGCGGAGAAAAATTCTCCTTTGCTAACCGCGATCCATTCCGACTTAGAAAGTCTTTTCTATAAAAGAAGGCAGGAAGGCAAAACCCAGAACCCATCCGTCTATTTCGATTATGGTCAGAGAAAGGCAGCAGACGAATCCGGAGCGGAATATGCCGTTCAAATAGAACAGCCTGTGTATTTTCCCGGCCGGAAGGAACTCAAACAACTTTTGGTGGATAACGATTCCAAGATCAAAGAGATCCAACAGATCGAAGCATATAACTCCATCCGACTCAGTTCCATTAAATTTGCGTATCGCTATCTTGTGGCGGCGGATAAAAAGAACCATGTTAAAGAAAGACTCAAAAGACTTTCCTTGATAGAAAATTATATAAAAGCTAGACCATTCTTCACTCCTCAGGCCAAGACGGATCTGTTTATCATTGAAACCAAAATTTTGGCTCTCAGAAAACATTTTAATGATCTTGAATTGGGAGCCGCTAAAGATTATGAATCTTTAAACTTGTATTTAAGACAAGAATCAATCCCCAATCTGAAAATTCCTTATTTCAAAACTGGAGTGAAGTTCGATCGCAATGAATTAGAAAAAAAGGCAGTTTCACAAAATCCTTCCATTCTTGCTGCTAAAGGAGAATTGAACAAGGCGAGAACAGAACTTAGATTGGCAAACTTGGAAAAATATCCAGATTATTCTATCACTAGTCAAATCGGAGAAGATAAGTCAGGGGTTGCAAACAGATTTTACGATTTTGGATTGAAGTTCCGAATTCCTGTTTGGGACCAATTCCAAAACAAAGTTGCCTCGGCAGAGACTAATATGAAGTCAAAGCAAGACAGGCTAACATATCAGGAAAACTTAATACAAACATCTTTTAATCAGGCATTCTTGGATTACGAACAATCTAAACAAAACCTGAAACTTTATGATCTAACACAGTTAGATCGGATCGACAGAGATCTGAATTTTGCAGATTTGGAGTTCAAAAGAGGAAGGATATTACTCATCAGTTATCTGGAGTTAGAAAATCAACTACACGAGACACATCACGCTGTTCTGGATGCTCAAATCTCTCATTTAGAAAGCCTTCTGAATCTGCTTTATATCACAAACGAAAAAGACATCTTAGGAGTAATGGGCAATGCTAGCCAGACTTTTGAATACCAGCCTAAATAA
- a CDS encoding multiheme c-type cytochrome, with product MSNRFEFLFLYIFVFSLFFGCKKKNDLETLRFSNGVYPIYFDLDSDSARNSKNGNLLEKSSDCGTCHKAIFENWKTSRHSQAFTNPLYKQSHEKEPMSWCLNCHAPFLQANSDPKDPNQRLQSEDGVSCITCHVREGKILVSNLPTQTEKVHEYKQTELLASEEFCGNCHQFNFPDKDSISKKKDFVSYSKTPMQNTLEEWKQSEWYGKKNCQSCHLLPNTSKSHTFPGGHSHKKLEGSFTVNIERNSKFTYIVSIFANGIAHSFPTGDLFRSLRFRILTKEGAFLQEWKLGKTYEDNLYAKSSDAVKYLSKDDVFLPPKHNSRKSKKQFTFQYEKETDIFRYELFMDYVNPTTHVFGKLPSEITIQKFKSEEIKVSVWNGSNG from the coding sequence TTGTCAAATAGGTTCGAATTCCTTTTTCTTTATATTTTTGTATTTAGCCTTTTTTTCGGATGCAAGAAGAAAAATGATTTAGAGACTTTACGTTTTTCGAATGGAGTTTATCCGATTTATTTCGATTTAGACTCCGACTCAGCCCGAAATTCTAAAAATGGCAACCTACTAGAAAAAAGTTCCGACTGCGGGACCTGTCATAAAGCGATTTTCGAAAATTGGAAAACTTCAAGACATAGCCAAGCTTTTACAAATCCATTATACAAACAAAGTCATGAAAAAGAGCCGATGAGTTGGTGTCTAAATTGCCACGCTCCCTTTCTACAAGCAAACTCAGATCCTAAGGATCCAAACCAACGACTCCAATCCGAGGATGGAGTGTCCTGTATAACATGCCATGTAAGAGAAGGCAAAATACTCGTTAGCAATTTGCCTACACAAACCGAAAAGGTTCATGAGTATAAACAAACAGAACTATTAGCCTCCGAGGAATTTTGCGGGAACTGCCACCAATTCAATTTTCCAGACAAAGACTCCATTTCGAAAAAGAAAGATTTCGTTTCTTATTCAAAGACTCCCATGCAAAATACTTTGGAAGAATGGAAACAATCCGAGTGGTACGGCAAAAAAAATTGCCAATCTTGTCATCTTCTCCCGAACACTTCGAAATCTCATACTTTTCCTGGTGGACATAGCCATAAAAAATTGGAGGGCTCTTTTACGGTAAATATAGAAAGAAATTCTAAATTTACATATATAGTTTCTATTTTCGCAAATGGAATTGCCCACTCCTTTCCCACAGGAGACCTTTTTAGGTCCTTGAGGTTTCGCATCCTAACTAAAGAAGGAGCTTTTCTCCAAGAATGGAAATTGGGAAAAACATATGAAGATAATCTTTATGCTAAATCGTCTGACGCGGTAAAATATCTTTCGAAAGATGATGTGTTTCTTCCTCCCAAACACAACTCTAGAAAAAGTAAAAAACAATTCACATTTCAATATGAAAAAGAAACGGATATTTTTCGTTACGAACTCTTTATGGATTATGTAAATCCAACCACTCATGTATTCGGCAAGCTACCATCTGAAATAACGATTCAAAAATTCAAATCTGAAGAAATAAAAGTTTCGGTTTGGAACGGTTCCAACGGCTAA
- a CDS encoding PQQ-dependent sugar dehydrogenase yields MKLSFYRSFLIPAISLIFFSISCDDIRRLLVANVDDMAKYKAEGKESGLVAVFNQNDEKRKKINISLTTIGKGFEQPVDLLMIPGPDIFLVAEKTGALKWLDPKDGTSGILIKLDGISTDSEQGLLGVVLHPEFPEKPLLYLNYVAKKNGETSRVSEWTIDLPKDPKKAKLSKERILMEVKQPYGNHNAGQLAFGKDGMLYIAWGDGGWMGDPKGNGQNPSTFLGSVLRVDVNSKDPGKEYSVPKDNPFLKEPSFKPETFAYGFRNPWRYSFDPSGRLIIADVGQDLFEEIDIVEAGKNYGWNKMEATHCFEPKTDCDKKGLTDPVYEYGREDGSSITGGYVVTNDRIGDLHGKYVFGDFVSGRIWAIDLPKHGSPVKEAYSLGKWPVLISSFGKDARGSVYIADFGAGQILRIDPGK; encoded by the coding sequence ATGAAACTTTCCTTCTATAGATCCTTTCTAATCCCGGCGATTTCTCTAATATTCTTTAGCATCTCCTGTGACGATATACGACGCCTATTGGTAGCCAATGTAGATGATATGGCAAAATATAAGGCAGAAGGAAAAGAATCCGGCCTGGTTGCAGTATTCAATCAAAATGACGAAAAAAGAAAGAAGATCAATATCAGCCTTACTACGATCGGAAAAGGATTTGAACAACCTGTAGATCTGCTTATGATCCCTGGTCCGGATATCTTCTTGGTAGCGGAAAAAACAGGAGCATTAAAATGGCTGGACCCAAAAGACGGAACTTCAGGTATATTAATAAAACTTGATGGTATTTCAACTGACTCGGAACAAGGACTCTTAGGTGTAGTATTACATCCAGAATTTCCAGAAAAACCTCTTCTTTATTTGAACTATGTTGCAAAGAAAAATGGAGAAACCAGTAGAGTTTCAGAATGGACCATAGATCTTCCTAAAGATCCTAAAAAAGCGAAACTTTCTAAAGAAAGGATCTTGATGGAGGTTAAACAACCTTACGGAAATCATAACGCAGGGCAATTGGCATTCGGAAAAGACGGAATGTTATACATCGCCTGGGGAGATGGAGGATGGATGGGTGACCCGAAAGGGAACGGACAAAATCCTTCCACATTCTTGGGCTCCGTGTTAAGAGTAGATGTGAATTCTAAAGATCCAGGTAAAGAATATTCCGTTCCAAAAGATAATCCTTTTTTAAAAGAACCTTCTTTCAAACCAGAAACATTCGCTTATGGTTTCAGGAACCCTTGGAGATATTCTTTCGATCCTTCCGGAAGATTAATCATCGCTGATGTAGGACAAGATCTATTCGAAGAAATTGATATAGTAGAAGCAGGAAAAAACTACGGTTGGAACAAAATGGAAGCTACTCATTGTTTCGAGCCTAAAACAGACTGCGATAAAAAGGGATTAACAGATCCAGTTTATGAATATGGAAGAGAAGACGGAAGTTCCATTACCGGCGGTTATGTGGTAACTAACGATCGTATTGGAGATCTTCATGGTAAATATGTTTTCGGAGACTTTGTATCCGGAAGAATTTGGGCAATTGACCTTCCTAAACACGGAAGCCCAGTAAAAGAGGCATACTCTCTCGGTAAATGGCCCGTATTAATTTCTAGTTTCGGAAAAGATGCAAGAGGTTCCGTCTATATAGCGGACTTCGGAGCAGGACAAATACTTAGGATTGATCCTGGTAAATAA